AGCATCTGACAGTCCACAGAGCATTTTGGTTTCCTTGTCAGTTGCATGCCCTCTGAGAGGAATTGTATGCAAGCAATCTAAGCTATTTCGGATAAAGTTCTATGGTACTTTTGATAAGCCGCTTGGAAGGTATTTTCGTGAAGATTTATTTGTTCAGGTAGTTGCGTTGTGATCCATAATCTGCTAGTTTACTATTATAGGCTTTACAGTACCTTATTAATTTTCATCCACCCTATATTTTCAGACTTCATGCTGCGAATCTTGCAAGGAGCCTGCAGAATCTCATGTGCGATGTTACACTCATCAACAAGGCAGTCTCACAATCAGTGTCAGAACTCTTCCATCTGTCAAGCTACCTGGGGAGCTTGATGGGAAGGTATGGATGTGGCACAGGTGTCTCAGGTGTAAACCAAAAGATGGAATTCCTCCAGCCACACAAAGGATAGTCATGTCGGATGCAGCACGAGGATTATCTTTTGGGAAGTTTCTGGAACTTAGCTTTTCAAATCACACAACAGCCAATCGAATTGCCTGCTGTGGACACTCCCTCCAGAGGGACTGCCTTCGTTTTTATGGGTTTGTAGCTTCTTATTGTATACTCTTCAGTTTCTTATCTAATAATGACCAACGTAACAGTTCGCATTCTCAATCAAACAGGCTTGGGAGCATGGTTGCTGTCTTCTGTTATTCACCAGTAGATCTTCTTTCTGTCAACTTGCCATCCTCAGTACTGGACTTTGCTTATCCAAAAGCTCAAGATTGGGTCATCAAAGAAGCTGTTGATGTATGTTTGTGTTAGTTTTATCTAAACTTGTCTAAATTGGTTCTAAAAGACAACCCATTGGCATCATTTTGGGAGATGTATTGCCCTTGGTAAGCTTTTATAACTTAACTTGCAGGTATGCGCTAGGAAGGAACATCTATATAGGGAAATTGTTGTTAAACTTGACTGCATCGAAAAGATAGTTAAAGACCAGAACATTGGTATGAAGTCAGGCTTGCATAAACATGTTGCCGATCTTAAGGAGTTGGTTAAAGTTGAGTGGAAGAAGTATGACGTAAGTTCAAATGCTACTTGTTTTATAGATTGCTGTTGAACCGTACAAAGTTTTCTATTTGTCTTGTAGATTGCTATCGAAAAGATAGTTAAAGACCAGAACATTGTTCTTTACTTTTTCAGGTCGTATCAGGGTTTTCTATCATAGATGACTTGCAGACATTTGAACCATATATAGATGTTCTAGAGCTCAATCGCCTGAGGAGAGAGCTTGTACTTGATATTCACGTATGGGATCGCAGACTGTACATGATGCACTCCCTCACGAAAGAAAACTGTCGTACTGTGCCAAATGATGCACAATGTTCGGAGAAGCTTACTGAAAGCTTATTAGAACAATCAAATGATGTGACATTTGGTAAACATTTGAATGTTGAGAATTCTCTAGATCAGAATCAACCAAGTACGTTGGAAGTGGCTGCAGTTTCAGTGAAATCATCCCTTATGATGGAACAAACCAACACTAGTGTTTCACATTTGGGATTGGAAACCAACATTATGGGTGATGTATCCATGCATTCTGGCTCAACTGTTATCAGCTTTGCCCCAGGCCCATGTGAAATGCAGAGTGAAGGAGTGCTGGCTGAACTAGAAGCTGGAAAGACTTTGCAGAAATCACAATCTTCTGCCTCCAATCTTTCTGACAGAATTGACTTAGCATGGACTGGTTCTGGTCAGTTTGTTAATGATTCATCAAGTAGCATGGAGGCAGTTTCATTCATACCTGCTAGTCTGAAGGATGATCCTGCATACCATAAGGTTATAGCACCAATTAGAATCAAATCGTTCGATTCTGCTGTCAGTTCCAGAAATGTTGATGACTCAAATGCTAGTATAAGAAGATCTTATTCTCAAAGGCCCCCAAAGGCTATTGAGAGAACTGGTAAGGGTCTGTCACCAACATTCTTGAACAAGCTTTCACTTCCTGGTATGATTGATGGCGAGAGTCGGTTGCTACTGTCACAAAATGATTCAGATGTTATTGTTCCAATTTATGATGATGAACCATCTAGCATGATAGCCCATGCCATGACTGTTCCAGAATATCACAGCTTCTTGTTGCCACTTCTGGATCAGAATAATGAATCTAGTTTATTGAATTATGGTTCTGATCAGCCTCAACCTATAACTGGAAATGACTCTAAGGATAACCATTTGACTGTTTCTTTTGAGGATGAAGACTCATATTCTGTTGATAAAGCAAAATTTTCTGTGACATGTTATTTTGCAAAGCAGTTTGATGCAATCAGGAGAAAGTGCTGTCGAGATGAGCTAGACTATATCCGCTCCTTAAGTCGCTGCAAGAGATGGAGTGCTCAAGGTGGCAAGAGTAATGTCTACTTTGCCAAAACACTGGATGACAGATTTGTGATAAAGCAAGTGACCCGGACAGAATTAGATTCATTTGAGGATTATGCTGTTGATTACTTCAAATATTTGACGGACTCTGTATCATCTGGGAGCCCAACTTGCCTCACTAGAGTCCTTGGTCTTTACCAGGTTCGTGTTACTACTACTTTGTTACTTCTTGTGTTTATCAAATCCTGTGAGATTACGTAATGAACATAGCTGTGCATTTATGCACTAGATCACTGCCAAGAATTTGAGAGATGGAAAGGAGCTGAAGATGGATGTAATGGTCATGGAAAACCTATTTTTCAAGAGGAAGGTGTCAAGAATATATGACCTAAAGGGCTCTTTGCGTTCGCGCTACAACCCTGATACTTCAGGGAACAACAAGGTTCTCTTGGATCTTAATCTGTTAGAGACACTTCACACAAAGCCCATTTTTCTTGGAAGCAAAGCAAAAAGAAGGCTGGAACGAGCTGTCTGGAATGATACTTCTTTTCTGGCAGTAAGTAGACTCACTTGCTGTGAGATCTTATTTCATTGGTGAAGGTTATATATACCATACTCCCTGGGTGCAGCAACCTAGTATTTCTATCTGGACTGTGACCTTGGTTGCATAGCTAATTTTACATCGTCGCCCCATCTGACCTCGTCTGTATATGAGGTGTCACTACCAAAAAAACTGTTTCATGCACTCATTTCCACTTCATCATGATTGGTACTATTAAGTAGTAATCTTTTTATGTCACGTGACATGAAAAGTATGCCAGTATCTACCCTGGACATCTGGTGGTACATTGGATTTCAGTGTGAACCATAACCTTGACCCTGGTGATGTGCACCATTGCTGGGTTCCCTGTTCTGATTAGCCTGATCTGCACATATTTTTCTCCATCCTGAGTGATGTGTTTCAACTCCCCCTCCCTTTCTCCCTCCTCACTCAGTAACAGGCCAGACCCAATGATCCCAACAAATAAATTTCCTTCTTTTGGTGTACTATGACCTATAATATGTGCCCAGACATCTGAATTTCAGACAATCGCACACATTACAAAAGCCCACCTACCTTCCCCCCACCATTTTCAAGATTCCAAGAAATCCTAAGCAGCCAATTGATATGGGAAATATTGAATGCCCAATATTAGACATGCTACTTGAGGCTTTGCCTATTGATTCTGTTGTGATTCATATTTACTTCTACAAAGATAGAAATAGACAGCTTTTGCCACACATCTGAAATTCAGTTGTGAAAACATGTAGAAGCCACAATCCTTCATTTTGGAGTTTTTGAGGTGCAGAGAGCAAATAGCACATAAATCACCACACGTACACACACCCATACACACAAGAGGCAAACCTTTGTTCAGTTCTTCCGTGACATCGTGGAGAGATGTAGAAGTAGCACTACAAAAGTGAGTAAGAGGGGGAGGATCTATCCATTCTTTTGGAGGCACAAGCCGGACGGCCAATTGAGGTAAGTTTGCACACGTGTAGAGGTAAGGTTGCACAAGTGTAGGGGTCAGAGAGTGGTATGGAGGGAGAGATAGCAGAAGGTAGTCTCTAGCCAGGGTGTAGCGTGGCAGCTAGCAGAGAGGAGTTTCAGGAGAAGGAAATGCAAAGAAATCAAAAGATGGGGAAGGTCAGCATGAAAAGTGCATAATATATAAATAGTGGCAAATGTTGTCTATTTTTCATCTTTACAGTGGCAATTTATGAACTGTAATTGGTAGCTAGGATGGGTGTGGGGCAGGCTGGGCAGACAACAAGCTTTAGGGTTGCTGGCTTGAGGTAGCTTGAATGCACTGGTGTTGCCAGATGAGTGATTTTGGTGCCAGTGTAGCAAGAGTTAGTGGTTAGTCCACATGGCTACTGTCGATGGTTCAGATAGGTCTTATTCATGCCGGCTACTTAGATATGGTGATTTGATTCCCGGCTCTTTTTGTTGTTGCCATTCAAATTGACAACTTGTATCTAACCTATCTTGTCAGTATGGTTCAGCTTATATAGATGGTGACTATTTGAGTAAACTGGTCAGATCAACAGACTTTTTAGCATATTCATTTAGAATACCAAGGTGCATGAAGATGCGGCTGTTGTGACTAACTCTTGCTGCCATGCATTCCCCTTTTCCTCAGTCGGTGGATGTGATGGACTACTCTCTCCTAGTCGGCATTGATGAAGAAAGAAAAGAGCTTGTGATGGGGATTATCGACTATCTTCGGCAATACACTTGGGACAAACAATTAGAGACTTGGGTGAAGGCAACAGGATTTCTAGGTGGCTCCAAGGATGTTCTGCCGACCATCATATCTCCGGATCAGTACAAGAAGAGGTTCAGGAAGGCCATGTCGAAGTACTTCTTGGCTCTCCCTGACCAATGGTCACCGTAACGCCTCCAATGCATCCAGGCCATTCCAAGCGCGACAGGGAAGACACTTtggttttccttttctttttctcccttTTGTTTCTTTTAGAACGATCGATCCATCTATGCCTCTTGTATGCTGTTTTTGTTCACAACAGGCAGGATGAACTCTGTGGAGGATTGTGGCGATTGTTGTCCATCCAGACAGAGGTTAGGCGTCAATACGTGTACATACCCTACACTATAACATGAAATGCAAAGGAAATGAAAACACGCAAACTCGCGAGTTCCTTGCCATATGATTTGAGGTTTCGTGGATTGGAAGCTCTGTCCATTTTTTTAGAGATCTGAAGCAACTGCTCTTTCccttccattctaaattataaggcgTTTTAAGTTTTCTAAATATATTGCTTTTGCTGTgtatttagacatagtgtatatttaagtgcatagcaaaagttataACAGTAAACATGGCATGGTCAAAAAATAGTGAAGTTCTTCGTTTGATTGTTATAAGGAACGGAAGTGCACCCTTTTTTTTATGCGACAGAATCTATATAATGATGTAGATTCATGTTTCTAACCTACATCCATCTTGTTTAGCGCTATTATAATTCAATCTTACTGGAATCAGTAATGCTTTGCGAACTGGATTCTAAAACGTGAAATAGGACAACTGAGATTGCATATTAGGATACTCGAGAGACGGAGAGTGTCACACACTTGGCCGCCGGCGATCGCCGGCGACGTGAGCACGAAAGAGGAAATTGATTATGAGGACGCCGGCAGGACAAACCCCTTTGCCTTGGCGATTACTGATTACGATGTAATGTCTGAATCTCCCCACAAGATACGGGTGCGGCACTTATGTGCGCTTACAGAGTCTGGCCATCAGGGGCCATAAGACAGTGCAACAACTGGAAAACGTAAATA
The nucleotide sequence above comes from Miscanthus floridulus cultivar M001 chromosome 18, ASM1932011v1, whole genome shotgun sequence. Encoded proteins:
- the LOC136520133 gene encoding putative 1-phosphatidylinositol-3-phosphate 5-kinase FAB1C isoform X1; protein product: MSPSKFCLRKISRTSNLVFHVAFFSCSGAFMGVPVALKSDSWVTACDSGGLGVRPINGGRGGAVEQRGLVDNGPPVSPPERVCTPPVPRLAAWRRMWSPGPLRCSTPRSIGCEEGEDLDRYFPPQSEFSSDTDSMSTSISRMYTFRLGTSSPLDSPIKQLGVGDTSPPSRRGCHSPSYPWNSCRGSDDVDSSFMNSPRHDDEQRKDDVQPIDFESRHIWYPPPPQDENGTFQYDEDDDNDVCDGKVFGHVNHDYCDGEDDDDSLGIKGKHSISQKEFLRSALHGHFRALVSQLLLGHCIDQVDGWPDIVASLAWQAATFVRPDTSKGGSMDPTDYVKVKCVASGNPNDSAFIKGVVCSKNVKHKRMVSKHENPRLLLLGGALEYQKVTNKLASINSILEQEKEYLKNAVAKIEAQRPHVLLVEKSVPLHAQQLLAKDISLVLNVKRSLLERISRCTGAQIASSVENITSTGVGQCQTFWIEKVTECSSPKLSNKKTVKTLMFFDGCPRRLGCTVLLRGKSYEELKKVKLAVQYALFAAYHLSLETLYLADEGATLPKVPSDLQFEKQNSSSRYYQQNLNEFQTIEGETFGSGFFMPCLNGSANQSHSRDDIIHEEHAYCHSRADLSQEEYTRGTIKVYPYSTEVSMYGSCVPPVCMTVQTPKSSLASVRKRTGGNLYFPHNGHIDEAGGGMSKVDSDFLDLDNGWNHISDEDSVAIRDHNGNHNEYFPASDSPQSILVSLSVACPLRGIVCKQSKLFRIKFYGTFDKPLGRYFREDLFVQTSCCESCKEPAESHVRCYTHQQGSLTISVRTLPSVKLPGELDGKVWMWHRCLRCKPKDGIPPATQRIVMSDAARGLSFGKFLELSFSNHTTANRIACCGHSLQRDCLRFYGLGSMVAVFCYSPVDLLSVNLPSSVLDFAYPKAQDWVIKEAVDVCARKEHLYREIVVKLDCIEKIVKDQNIGMKSGLHKHVADLKELVKVEWKKYDVVSGFSIIDDLQTFEPYIDVLELNRLRRELVLDIHVWDRRLYMMHSLTKENCRTVPNDAQCSEKLTESLLEQSNDVTFGKHLNVENSLDQNQPSTLEVAAVSVKSSLMMEQTNTSVSHLGLETNIMGDVSMHSGSTVISFAPGPCEMQSEGVLAELEAGKTLQKSQSSASNLSDRIDLAWTGSGQFVNDSSSSMEAVSFIPASLKDDPAYHKVIAPIRIKSFDSAVSSRNVDDSNASIRRSYSQRPPKAIERTGKGLSPTFLNKLSLPGMIDGESRLLLSQNDSDVIVPIYDDEPSSMIAHAMTVPEYHSFLLPLLDQNNESSLLNYGSDQPQPITGNDSKDNHLTVSFEDEDSYSVDKAKFSVTCYFAKQFDAIRRKCCRDELDYIRSLSRCKRWSAQGGKSNVYFAKTLDDRFVIKQVTRTELDSFEDYAVDYFKYLTDSVSSGSPTCLTRVLGLYQITAKNLRDGKELKMDVMVMENLFFKRKVSRIYDLKGSLRSRYNPDTSGNNKVLLDLNLLETLHTKPIFLGSKAKRRLERAVWNDTSFLASVDVMDYSLLVGIDEERKELVMGIIDYLRQYTWDKQLETWVKATGFLGGSKDVLPTIISPDQYKKRFRKAMSKYFLALPDQWSP
- the LOC136520133 gene encoding putative 1-phosphatidylinositol-3-phosphate 5-kinase FAB1C isoform X2 — translated: MGVPVALKSDSWVTACDSGGLGVRPINGGRGGAVEQRGLVDNGPPVSPPERVCTPPVPRLAAWRRMWSPGPLRCSTPRSIGCEEGEDLDRYFPPQSEFSSDTDSMSTSISRMYTFRLGTSSPLDSPIKQLGVGDTSPPSRRGCHSPSYPWNSCRGSDDVDSSFMNSPRHDDEQRKDDVQPIDFESRHIWYPPPPQDENGTFQYDEDDDNDVCDGKVFGHVNHDYCDGEDDDDSLGIKGKHSISQKEFLRSALHGHFRALVSQLLLGHCIDQVDGWPDIVASLAWQAATFVRPDTSKGGSMDPTDYVKVKCVASGNPNDSAFIKGVVCSKNVKHKRMVSKHENPRLLLLGGALEYQKVTNKLASINSILEQEKEYLKNAVAKIEAQRPHVLLVEKSVPLHAQQLLAKDISLVLNVKRSLLERISRCTGAQIASSVENITSTGVGQCQTFWIEKVTECSSPKLSNKKTVKTLMFFDGCPRRLGCTVLLRGKSYEELKKVKLAVQYALFAAYHLSLETLYLADEGATLPKVPSDLQFEKQNSSSRYYQQNLNEFQTIEGETFGSGFFMPCLNGSANQSHSRDDIIHEEHAYCHSRADLSQEEYTRGTIKVYPYSTEVSMYGSCVPPVCMTVQTPKSSLASVRKRTGGNLYFPHNGHIDEAGGGMSKVDSDFLDLDNGWNHISDEDSVAIRDHNGNHNEYFPASDSPQSILVSLSVACPLRGIVCKQSKLFRIKFYGTFDKPLGRYFREDLFVQTSCCESCKEPAESHVRCYTHQQGSLTISVRTLPSVKLPGELDGKVWMWHRCLRCKPKDGIPPATQRIVMSDAARGLSFGKFLELSFSNHTTANRIACCGHSLQRDCLRFYGLGSMVAVFCYSPVDLLSVNLPSSVLDFAYPKAQDWVIKEAVDVCARKEHLYREIVVKLDCIEKIVKDQNIGMKSGLHKHVADLKELVKVEWKKYDVVSGFSIIDDLQTFEPYIDVLELNRLRRELVLDIHVWDRRLYMMHSLTKENCRTVPNDAQCSEKLTESLLEQSNDVTFGKHLNVENSLDQNQPSTLEVAAVSVKSSLMMEQTNTSVSHLGLETNIMGDVSMHSGSTVISFAPGPCEMQSEGVLAELEAGKTLQKSQSSASNLSDRIDLAWTGSGQFVNDSSSSMEAVSFIPASLKDDPAYHKVIAPIRIKSFDSAVSSRNVDDSNASIRRSYSQRPPKAIERTGKGLSPTFLNKLSLPGMIDGESRLLLSQNDSDVIVPIYDDEPSSMIAHAMTVPEYHSFLLPLLDQNNESSLLNYGSDQPQPITGNDSKDNHLTVSFEDEDSYSVDKAKFSVTCYFAKQFDAIRRKCCRDELDYIRSLSRCKRWSAQGGKSNVYFAKTLDDRFVIKQVTRTELDSFEDYAVDYFKYLTDSVSSGSPTCLTRVLGLYQITAKNLRDGKELKMDVMVMENLFFKRKVSRIYDLKGSLRSRYNPDTSGNNKVLLDLNLLETLHTKPIFLGSKAKRRLERAVWNDTSFLASVDVMDYSLLVGIDEERKELVMGIIDYLRQYTWDKQLETWVKATGFLGGSKDVLPTIISPDQYKKRFRKAMSKYFLALPDQWSP
- the LOC136520133 gene encoding putative 1-phosphatidylinositol-3-phosphate 5-kinase FAB1C isoform X3, producing MWSPGPLRCSTPRSIGCEEGEDLDRYFPPQSEFSSDTDSMSTSISRMYTFRLGTSSPLDSPIKQLGVGDTSPPSRRGCHSPSYPWNSCRGSDDVDSSFMNSPRHDDEQRKDDVQPIDFESRHIWYPPPPQDENGTFQYDEDDDNDVCDGKVFGHVNHDYCDGEDDDDSLGIKGKHSISQKEFLRSALHGHFRALVSQLLLGHCIDQVDGWPDIVASLAWQAATFVRPDTSKGGSMDPTDYVKVKCVASGNPNDSAFIKGVVCSKNVKHKRMVSKHENPRLLLLGGALEYQKVTNKLASINSILEQEKEYLKNAVAKIEAQRPHVLLVEKSVPLHAQQLLAKDISLVLNVKRSLLERISRCTGAQIASSVENITSTGVGQCQTFWIEKVTECSSPKLSNKKTVKTLMFFDGCPRRLGCTVLLRGKSYEELKKVKLAVQYALFAAYHLSLETLYLADEGATLPKVPSDLQFEKQNSSSRYYQQNLNEFQTIEGETFGSGFFMPCLNGSANQSHSRDDIIHEEHAYCHSRADLSQEEYTRGTIKVYPYSTEVSMYGSCVPPVCMTVQTPKSSLASVRKRTGGNLYFPHNGHIDEAGGGMSKVDSDFLDLDNGWNHISDEDSVAIRDHNGNHNEYFPASDSPQSILVSLSVACPLRGIVCKQSKLFRIKFYGTFDKPLGRYFREDLFVQTSCCESCKEPAESHVRCYTHQQGSLTISVRTLPSVKLPGELDGKVWMWHRCLRCKPKDGIPPATQRIVMSDAARGLSFGKFLELSFSNHTTANRIACCGHSLQRDCLRFYGLGSMVAVFCYSPVDLLSVNLPSSVLDFAYPKAQDWVIKEAVDVCARKEHLYREIVVKLDCIEKIVKDQNIGMKSGLHKHVADLKELVKVEWKKYDVVSGFSIIDDLQTFEPYIDVLELNRLRRELVLDIHVWDRRLYMMHSLTKENCRTVPNDAQCSEKLTESLLEQSNDVTFGKHLNVENSLDQNQPSTLEVAAVSVKSSLMMEQTNTSVSHLGLETNIMGDVSMHSGSTVISFAPGPCEMQSEGVLAELEAGKTLQKSQSSASNLSDRIDLAWTGSGQFVNDSSSSMEAVSFIPASLKDDPAYHKVIAPIRIKSFDSAVSSRNVDDSNASIRRSYSQRPPKAIERTGKGLSPTFLNKLSLPGMIDGESRLLLSQNDSDVIVPIYDDEPSSMIAHAMTVPEYHSFLLPLLDQNNESSLLNYGSDQPQPITGNDSKDNHLTVSFEDEDSYSVDKAKFSVTCYFAKQFDAIRRKCCRDELDYIRSLSRCKRWSAQGGKSNVYFAKTLDDRFVIKQVTRTELDSFEDYAVDYFKYLTDSVSSGSPTCLTRVLGLYQITAKNLRDGKELKMDVMVMENLFFKRKVSRIYDLKGSLRSRYNPDTSGNNKVLLDLNLLETLHTKPIFLGSKAKRRLERAVWNDTSFLASVDVMDYSLLVGIDEERKELVMGIIDYLRQYTWDKQLETWVKATGFLGGSKDVLPTIISPDQYKKRFRKAMSKYFLALPDQWSP